A single genomic interval of Lathyrus oleraceus cultivar Zhongwan6 chromosome 7, CAAS_Psat_ZW6_1.0, whole genome shotgun sequence harbors:
- the LOC127101990 gene encoding uncharacterized protein LOC127101990: protein MDLEIKENEVVGEEVVAPKPVVKETVVEPKPVIKLPFPTRNKKKGQHENNFEKFLELFKKLEINIPLLEGMKIPIKKKDRGSVTIPCTIGDRSFNKALIDLGASVSLMSLSIYKKLGIGDVQDTRMTLQFVDLSVKKPYGIVEDVLVRIDKFVFLVDFIILEMSEDEEIPLIIGRPFLETGICSINIE from the exons ATGGATCttgagatcaaagaaaatgaagttgtgGGGGAAGAAGTGGTAGCACCGAAACCAGTTGTGAAAGAAACAGTCGTTGAGCCTAAGCCGGTAATTAAGCTTCCCTTTCCCACCAGAAACAAGAAAAAGGGACAACATGAGAATAACTTTGAAAAATTCTTAGAGTTGTTCAAAAAGCTTGAGATTAACATTCCGTTGTTGGag GGTATGAAGATTCCAATAAAGAAGAAAGATCGAGGATCTGTCACCATCCCTTGTACTATTGGAGATAGGTCATTCAACAAAGCTCTTATTGATTTAGGGGCTAGTGTGAGTCTCATGTCATTGTCCATTTACAAGAAGCTTGGTATAGGGGATGTGCAAGATACCAGGATGACACTCCAATTTGTCGATCTTTCGGTCAAGAAACCATATGGTATTGTTGAAGATGTTCTGGTAAGAATCGACAAGTTTGTATTTCTGGTGGATTTTATAATTCTAGAAATGTcggaagatgaagagatcccTCTCATTATTGGGAGACCTTTTTTAGAAACGGGAATATGCTCTATCAACATAGAATAA